ACCGGGCCGGGCCGCTCCTCCATCGCGACGCGGAAAGCGTCGCGCACCACCGAGGGGATGCTGGCGGCGCTGACGATCTGCCGGGTCATCTTGGTCAGCGGCTTCATCGAGGCGACGACGTCGACGATCTGGAAGCGCGCCTGCTTGGCGCTCATGATCGCCTTCTGGCCGGTGATCAGGATCATCGGCATGGCGCCGAGATGGGCATAGGCTGCGCCGGTCGAGAAGTTGAGCGCGCCGGGCCCGAGCGTCGCGATGCAGACGCCGGGTCGTCCCGTCAGCCGGCCATGCGTTGCGGCCATGAAGGCGGCGGCCTGCTCGTGCCGGGTCAGGACAAGCTCGATCTTCGAGGTCCGGAGCGACTCGACGACGTCGAGATTCTCCTCGCCGGGAACGCCGAAGATGCGGTCGACGCCCTCGTTCTCGAGTGCGGCCACCAGAAGATCGGAACCCTTCGTCATCGCCATCGCCTATCCGGAACGCCTCGATGCCCGGAAAGGTAGGCTTCCTGCAGGCGAAGGGAAAGCCGGCGCATGGCAGGGTTGCAGAGCCCGCTCCGATCAGCTTGCATCGCAAGCTGATCGGAGCGGGCTCTTGACTCAAAGTGAGAGACGGATTCACCGATCAGGTTGATTCAACCTGATCGGATTCGGCTCTAGCGCGGCAGGGAGGTTCCGATGCCGGCGGCGCGCGCCTTCTCCAGGACGAGATGTGCCAGCGCAAGATCGGCGAGCGCGAAACCACGGAAGCAGAAGAGCGAACGCTTCGTCCCGGCATCGGCAAGCGGTGCATGCGAGAGGGCGACGAGATCGCGGCCGAAGCGCGCGGTCGTCACTGGCAGCCCGTCGACATCATAGGGCGCCTGCGACTGGGCGAGGCTGTCGGTGACCAGAAGGTCGAAAGCCGGCAGCGCCTCCGGCAGCCAACTGCGGCCTGTGTCGACGGCGGCAGCGAAGGATGCGGGCTTCATCCGCCGCGCATCGAGGAAAGGCCGCAAACCCGGCGCCGCCGGAACCATGGAGATGATGAGGTCGCTGCGGGCGAGCAGCGCATCGGCATCGTCGACGATCTCCGTGGTCAGCCCCTGCGCAGCGGCAGCTTCCGCCATGCGCTCGGCCGAGCTGCGGCTGCGGCTCAATAACAGGGCGCTCGCGAGCCCGGGATAGAGGTCATGAAAGGCGGCGAGATGGGCATAGGCCTGCAGGCCGCAGCCGATGAAGCCGATCGTGCGCGGAGCGGTCGGCGCGAGGAGCGAGGCGGCGGCGGCCGACATCGCAGCGGTCCGCACGAGCGTGATCTCGTCGCCATCGAGGATCGCGAGCGGAGCGCCCGTGGCATAATCGCTGACGCAGATCAGTGCGCTGACGCTCGGCACTGCGCTGCCCGGCGCAGCCGGCGCGGAAGCGACCCATTTCACCGTGGCGATCGCCTGCG
This sequence is a window from Bosea vestrisii. Protein-coding genes within it:
- a CDS encoding ornithine cyclodeaminase family protein — encoded protein: MSNTLLYLSHEDVRACAVAPCEAREAVLGAFRDHAAGRNHSLPKTALSLGPGHAFQAMTAASQAQAIATVKWVASAPAAPGSAVPSVSALICVSDYATGAPLAILDGDEITLVRTAAMSAAAASLLAPTAPRTIGFIGCGLQAYAHLAAFHDLYPGLASALLLSRSRSSAERMAEAAAAQGLTTEIVDDADALLARSDLIISMVPAAPGLRPFLDARRMKPASFAAAVDTGRSWLPEALPAFDLLVTDSLAQSQAPYDVDGLPVTTARFGRDLVALSHAPLADAGTKRSLFCFRGFALADLALAHLVLEKARAAGIGTSLPR